CATTGAATGACATCATGTTCTTCCTTTTACTTTTCTTTTTAATCATTTCAACATTGGCAAACCCAAGTGTTTTGAAATTGACATTGCCAAGTTCAAGTTCAGGAGAAACCATTAAAAAGCAACAAATTACTATTGAATCTGATGCGAATCATCAATTCATAATTAATAAATTGCCCATTTCGTTTACCCAGTTGGAAGATGCATTGAAAGTTGAGATTGCAAGAATAAAAGCATCTAATATGGAGCCAACCGTTGTTTTGAAACTGGATAATACATTATCTATTCAAGATTTGGCAGATGTGATGCAAATTGGTTATTCATTAGGTGTGAAAATGGTTTTGGCGACTAAGGCTACTGATAAATAAAATGGAAGCAACAGGAAATAAAAATAAATATTTAGCATTGCTATTTACAATCGGCTTTCATGCTTTGTTGTTTTTGCTGTTTATTTTAATCGTGTTTATTACACCGATTCCTGCTTTTGAAATAAAACCCGTTCCGGAAATTGAAATTGGCCTAGGGATGGAAGGCCTTGGAAATACAGCCAGCGGAGGCTCCGGTGAAAACGACCCCAATATTGAAACCAGTATGGAAGCT
This Bacteroidota bacterium DNA region includes the following protein-coding sequences:
- a CDS encoding biopolymer transporter ExbD; translated protein: MKLKRRHKEGAEVSTESLNDIMFFLLLFFLIISTLANPSVLKLTLPSSSSGETIKKQQITIESDANHQFIINKLPISFTQLEDALKVEIARIKASNMEPTVVLKLDNTLSIQDLADVMQIGYSLGVKMVLATKATDK